In the genome of Globicephala melas chromosome 3, mGloMel1.2, whole genome shotgun sequence, one region contains:
- the POU4F3 gene encoding POU domain, class 4, transcription factor 3: MMAMNAKQPFGMHPVLQEPKFSSLHSGSEAMRRVCLPAPQLQGNIFGSFDESLLARAEALAAVDIVSHGKNHPFKPDATYHTMSSVPCTSTSSTVPISHPATLTSHPHHAVHQGLEGDLLEHISPTLSVSGLGAPEHSVMPAQIHPHHLGAMGHLHQAMGMSHPHAVAPHSTMPACLSDVESDPRELEAFAERFKQRRIKLGVTQADVGAALANLKIPGVGSLSQSTICRFESLTLSHNNMIALKPVLQAWLEEAEAAYREKNSKPELFNGSERKRKRTSIAAPEKRSLEAYFAIQPRPSSEKIAAIAEKLDLKKNVVRVWFCNQRQKQKRMKYSAVH; encoded by the exons ATGATGGCCATGAACGCCAAGCAGCCTTTCGGCATGCACCCGGTGCTTCAAGAACCCAAATTCTCCAGCCTCCACTCCGGCTCTGAGGCCATGCGCCGAGTCTGTCTCCCAGCCCCGCAG CTGCAGGGTAATATATTTGGAAGCTTTGATGAGAGCCTGCTGGCACGCGCCGAAGCTCTGGCGGCGGTGGATATCGTCTCCCATGGCAAGAACCATCCGTTCAAGCCAGACGCCACCTACCATACCATGAGCAGCGTGCCCTGCACGTCCACTTCGTCCACCGTGCCCATCTCCCACCCGGCCACCCTCACCTCGCATCCGCACCACGCAGTGCACCAGGGCCTCGAGGGCGACCTGCTAGAGCACATCTCGCCCACGCTGAGCGTCAGCGGCTTGGGAGCCCCCGAGCACTCGGTGATGCCGGCACAGATCCACCCGCATCACCTGGGTGCCATGGGCCACCTGCATCAGGCCATGGGCATGAGCCACCCACATGCCGTGGCGCCTCATAGCACCATGCCCGCATGCCTCAGCGACGTGGAGTCGGACCCGCGAGAGCTCGAGGCCTTCGCGGAGCGCTTCAAGCAGCGGCGCATCAAGCTGGGGGTGACCCAGGCGGACGTGGGTGCGGCTCTAGCCAACCTCAAGATCCCCGGCGTCGGCTCGCTCAGCCAGAGCACCATCTGCAGGTTTGAGTCTCTCACTCTTTCGCACAACAACATGATCGCCCTCAAGCCGGTGCTCCAGGCCTGGCTGGAGGAAGCCGAGGCCGCCTACCGAGAGAAAAACAGCAAGCCGGAGCTCTTCAACGGCAGTGAGAGGAAGCGCAAACGCACGTCTATCGCGGCACCGGAGAAGCGCTCGCTGGAGGCCTACTTCGCTATCCAGCCGCGGCCCTCATCCGAAAAGATCGCGGCCATCGCCGAGAAACTGGACCTTAAAAAGAACGTGGTGAGGGTCTGGTTCTGTAAccaaagacagaaacagaaacgAATGAAGTACTCGGCTGTCCACTGA